The following are from one region of the Falco biarmicus isolate bFalBia1 chromosome 1, bFalBia1.pri, whole genome shotgun sequence genome:
- the CDR2L gene encoding cerebellar degeneration-related protein 2-like — MLSADRMEEFQSEEEEPWYDQQDLEQDLHLAAELGKTLLERNKELEDSLQQMYATNEEQVQEIEYLTKQLEMLRQMNEQHAKVYEQLDLTARDLELANQKLVLESKTSQQKIQCLTETIEGLQNQVEELQKQVEEMRSLEQLRIRREKRERRRTIHTFPCLKELCSSPRYEDAFQVHSSSTEFNQKPLERENERLQAMVNSLRSQVNQEKQRKERVEREYTSVIQEYSDLEQRVCEMENCKLRIKELEAELLELQQMKQVKKYLLSREDNLSEALLEPLNNAPEADYIDLSEEEGGKSHGPSMTPSPNHPVRKSCSDTALNAIVTKDAVSRHEGNYTLHANNVRKRGMSILREVDEQYHALLEKYEELLSKCRQHKDSVRHTGVQTSRPISRDSSFRDFRGEGHELEERKTMEKTISKHVEAVDKRLEQSQPEYKALFKEIFSRIQKTKADINATKVKNKSSK; from the exons ACTTGCATTTGGCCGCAGAGCTGGGGAAGACGCTGCTGGAGCGCAACAAAGAGCTGGAGGACTCCCTGCAGCAGATGTACGCCACCAACGAGGAGCAAGTGCAGGAAATCGAG TACCTGACCAAGCAACTAGAGATGTTGCGGCAGATGAACGAGCAGCACGCAAAAGTCTACGAGCAGCTGGACCTGACAGCACGGGACCTGGAGCTAGCTAACCAGAAGCTTGTGCTTGAAAGCAAAACATCTCAACAGAAGATCCAATG CTTGACGGAAACGATCGAGGGGCTGCAGAACCAAgtggaagagctgcagaagcaggtgGAGGAAATGCGGAGCTTGGAGCAGCTCCGCATTCGGCGGGAGAAGAGGGAACGGCGCCGAACCATCCACACCTTCCCCTGCCTTAAggagctctgctccagccccag gtATGAGGATGCATTCCAGGTCCACAGCTCTTCCACAGAGTTCAACCAGAAGCCACTGGAGAGGGAAAATGAGCGCCTCCAAGCCATGGTGAACTCCCTGAGGTCCCAAGTCAACCAGGAGAAGCAGCGGAAGGAGAGGGTTGAGCGGGAGTATACCTCTGTTATTCAGGAGTACTCAGACCTCGAGCAGCGGGTGTGTGAGATGGAGAACTGCAAACTGCGCATCAAGGAACTGGAAGCAGAGCTCCTAGAGCTACAACAGATGAAACAGGTCAAGAAGTATTTGCTCAGCAGGGAAGACAACCTGTCTGAGGCCCTCCTTGAGCCACTGAATAACGCCCCAGAAGCAGACTACATTGACCTCTCcgaggaggagggaggaaaaagtcACGGGCCATCCATGACACCTTCCCCAAACCACCCTGTCCGGAAAAGTTGCAGTGACACAGCCCTCAATGCCATCGTGACCAAGGATGCTGTGAGCCGGCACGAGGGCAATTACACGCTGCACGCTAACAACGTGCGCAAACGGGGCATGTCCATCCTGAGGGAGGTGGACGAGCAGTATCATGCCTTGCTGGAGAAGTACGAAGAACTCCTGAGCAAATGCCGGCAGCACAAGGACAGTGTGCGCCACACAGGGGTCCAAACGTCCCGGCCCATCTCTCGCGACAGCTCCTTCAGAGACTTCCGAGGTGAGGGACACGAGTTGGAAGAGCGGAAAACCATGGAGAAGACCATCAGCAAACACGTGGAGGCCGTGGACAAGCggctggagcagagccagcccgAGTACAAGGCTCTTTTTAAAGAGATCTTCTCCCGcatccagaaaacaaaagcagacatCAATGCCACAAAGGTGAAAAACAAGAGCAGCAAATGA
- the MRPL58 gene encoding peptidyl-tRNA hydrolase ICT1, mitochondrial translates to MAAHTLRGLGRPRLRLLAARFSQRAAAGAEYRSAYSLDKLYPPRQDGAAASAPETQPPALDIPMARLTVSYCRSCGPGGQHVNKVNSKAEVRFHLASADWIPEAVRQKMASMHRNKINRAGELIVNSDESRYQMRNLAICLEKIRTMVTEATEVPKVVSKETTQKLIERVEKMNRERLRQKKIHSNIKQSRRADFD, encoded by the exons ATGGCGGCGCACACGCTGCGGGGCCTGGGCCGGCCGCGGCTGAGGCTTCTCGCCGCTCGGTTCTCGCAGCGGGCTGCCGCCGGGGCCGAGTACCGGAGCGCGTACAGCCTGGACAAGCTGTACCCGCCGCGGCAGGACGGCGCCGCCGCCAGCGCCCCG GAGACACAGCCGCCTGCTCTCGACATCCCCATGG CTCGCCTGACCGTGTCCTACTGCCGCAGCTGCGGCCCCGGTGGGCAGCACGTCAACAAAG TGAATAGCAAGGCAGAAGTTCGGTTCCACCTGGCATCAGCAGACTGGATTCCAGAAGCTGTGAGACAAAAAATGGCATCGATG CACAGGAATAAGATAAACCGAGCCGGTGAGCTGATCGTGAACTCTGACGAGAGTCGCTACCAAATGAGGAATCTGGCGATCTGTTTAGAAAAGATCAGGACCATGGTCACGGAGGCTACCGAGGTGCCCAAGGTGGTGTCTAAGGAGACCACACAGAAACTCATAGAGAG GGTGGAAAAAATGAACCGTGAACGACTACGTCAGAAAAAGATACACTCAAACATAAAACAGAGCAGGAGGGCAGACTTTGACTAG
- the ATP5PD gene encoding ATP synthase subunit d, mitochondrial produces the protein MAGRRAAIKAIDWAAFAERVPPNQKAMFNALKTRSDALSARLATLPEKPPTIDWAYYKATVAKAGMVDEFQKKFSALQVPEPKDTQTAKIDAQEQEAAKSTAEYVQASKARVVQYEQQLQKLRNMIPFEQMTLEDLHEAFPETKLDKEKYPYWPHKPIADL, from the exons ATGGCGGGCCGCAGAGCTGCCATCAAGGCCATTGACTGGGCGGCCTTCGCTGAGAGGGTGCCTCCCAACCAGAAGGCCATGTTCAACGCCCTGAAGACCCGCAGCGATGCACTGTCAGCCCG GTTGGCCACCCTGCCGGAGAAACCCCCGACCATCGACTGGGCTTACTACAAGGCTACTGTTGCTAAAGCTGGCATGGTGGACGAGTTTCAGAAGAAG TTCAGTGCACTACAGGTTCCTGAGCCAAAGGATACACAAACTGCCAAAATTGATGCCCAAGAGCAGGAAGCT gcGAAGAGCACTGCTGAATACGTCCAGGCTTCCAAAGCTCGTGTTGTCCAGTATGAGCAGCAA CTTCAGAAGCTCAGGAACATGATTCCCTTTGAACAGATGACGCTTGAAGACTTGCACGAAGCCTTCCCTGAAACGAAACTGGACAAGGAGAAATACCCGTACTGGCCCCACAAACCCATTGCTGATCTGTAA